A DNA window from Ornithinimicrobium humiphilum contains the following coding sequences:
- a CDS encoding SLC13 family permease has translation MADRDPVQGDYLRDYGIDPDRGAEIEQQSPGERDPGLEERPNRIRWIGLAAGLLAALLVYFVMPGDVAHAARLTAAVAVLMGVWWMTEALPIPVTALVPLVVFPVLGDASVNDVGASYGNNIIFLFMGGFMLALAMQRWNLHRRIALVTVRAMGTNPAMVVAGFMIATGFLSMWVSNTATAVMMLPIGVSVLLLVARLGTATAAAGEDGALDRVDADADPTSQEVKDAVIESNFGTALMLGIAYAASIGSLGTIIGTPPNTLLVGYLAENHDITIGFGQWMMVGVPLAVIFLAICWFLLTKVFFKPEIDEIPGGREMMTKEIDKLGRMSQGEIRVLAIFVLAAASWVSIPLLFDEPPIDDAGIAMTIAILLFLLPAGAARGVRLLDWNSAVALPWGVLLLFGGGLALSAQFGSSGLTEWIGTQAEGLGGLPMVLLVVIFTAGIIFLTELTSNTATAATFLPVAGGVALGLGVDPMLLAIPVALAATCAFMLPVATPPNAIAFGSGYVTIPQMVKAGLWLNLIGIVLVTATVMTLAVWVFSIVY, from the coding sequence ATGGCCGACCGCGATCCCGTCCAGGGAGACTACCTGCGCGACTACGGAATCGACCCGGACCGTGGGGCCGAGATCGAGCAGCAGTCGCCCGGGGAGCGCGACCCCGGTCTGGAGGAGCGTCCCAACCGCATCCGGTGGATCGGCCTGGCGGCCGGCCTCCTGGCTGCGCTGCTCGTCTACTTCGTGATGCCCGGGGACGTGGCGCACGCGGCACGGCTGACCGCGGCCGTCGCCGTTCTCATGGGTGTCTGGTGGATGACCGAGGCGCTGCCGATCCCCGTCACCGCCCTCGTCCCGCTCGTCGTCTTCCCCGTCCTCGGTGACGCCAGCGTCAACGATGTGGGGGCGTCATACGGCAACAACATCATCTTCCTCTTCATGGGCGGCTTCATGCTGGCGCTGGCCATGCAGCGGTGGAACCTGCACCGGCGCATCGCGCTGGTCACCGTGCGCGCCATGGGGACCAACCCCGCCATGGTCGTCGCCGGCTTCATGATCGCCACCGGCTTCCTGTCGATGTGGGTGTCCAACACCGCCACGGCCGTGATGATGCTCCCCATAGGGGTGTCCGTCCTGCTGCTCGTCGCCCGCCTGGGCACCGCGACCGCTGCGGCGGGTGAGGACGGCGCCCTGGACCGGGTCGACGCGGACGCCGACCCGACCTCCCAGGAGGTCAAGGACGCGGTCATCGAGTCCAACTTCGGCACCGCCCTCATGCTCGGGATCGCCTACGCCGCGTCGATCGGCTCGCTCGGCACCATCATCGGCACCCCGCCCAACACCCTGCTGGTCGGCTACCTCGCGGAGAACCACGACATCACCATCGGCTTCGGCCAGTGGATGATGGTCGGCGTCCCGCTCGCGGTGATCTTCCTGGCGATCTGCTGGTTCCTGCTGACCAAGGTCTTCTTCAAGCCCGAGATCGACGAGATCCCCGGGGGTCGCGAGATGATGACCAAGGAGATCGACAAGCTGGGCCGGATGTCCCAGGGGGAGATCCGGGTGCTGGCCATCTTCGTGCTCGCGGCCGCCTCTTGGGTCAGCATCCCGCTCCTCTTCGACGAGCCGCCGATCGACGACGCCGGCATCGCCATGACCATCGCCATCCTCCTCTTCCTCCTGCCGGCCGGTGCCGCCCGTGGCGTGCGCCTGCTGGACTGGAACAGTGCGGTCGCGCTGCCCTGGGGCGTCCTGCTCCTCTTCGGTGGCGGGCTCGCGCTCTCCGCGCAGTTCGGCTCCTCGGGGCTGACCGAGTGGATCGGCACCCAGGCCGAGGGCCTCGGCGGGCTGCCGATGGTGCTCCTCGTGGTGATCTTCACCGCCGGCATCATCTTCCTCACCGAGCTGACGTCCAACACCGCGACGGCCGCGACCTTCCTGCCGGTCGCCGGCGGTGTCGCGCTCGGCCTCGGCGTCGACCCGATGCTGCTCGCCATCCCGGTCGCGCTCGCCGCCACCTGCGCGTTCATGCTGCCGGTGGCGACGCCGCCCAACGCCATCGCCTTCGGCTCCGGCTACGTGACCATCCCGCAGATGGTCAAGGCCGGCCTCTGGCTCAACCTCATCGGCATCGTGCTCGTCACGGCCACGGTGATGACGCTGGCTGTCTGGGTCTTCAGCATCGTCTACTGA
- a CDS encoding ribosomal protein L7/L12: MGLFGNDDQIRSLTRQVTDLKAQVQRLTAVVELLAREQGVSTAALAAVAPAEEPWVDEARRMKAETGPIAAIKLVRERTGMGLREAKEAVDRL, from the coding sequence ATGGGACTCTTCGGCAACGACGACCAGATCCGCTCGCTGACCAGGCAGGTCACCGACCTCAAGGCCCAGGTCCAGCGCCTGACAGCCGTGGTGGAGCTGCTCGCCCGTGAGCAGGGCGTGAGCACCGCCGCCCTGGCCGCGGTCGCGCCCGCCGAGGAGCCCTGGGTCGACGAGGCACGCCGGATGAAGGCCGAGACCGGGCCCATCGCCGCCATCAAGCTCGTCCGCGAGCGGACCGGCATGGGGCTGCGCGAGGCCAAGGAGGCCGTCGACCGCCTCTGA
- a CDS encoding DUF5129 domain-containing protein, translating to MIGGSVGLWATSGPEHPVSQVVLDDEAGIIHEPTLLAGLEDVRFFEPTDVAVFTVRTGRSDDLALNDAVLAHARSERPEWLSPDQQKWADDLYIFGVDPEARLVGTYFGENRKIGQDAQLAVQDATKDDLRAAQWTEGAITGVEAAAARMNAPFARTAGGAVVGGAASLLTLGASGIYYGVGRRRARRSQEARAEGDRRLAAVVADYEVTELHARLIPEESRYGGLMLRRYDEYKQGFRELTDLGNEVRSLGERDYDRKETLARLTAYRDRARELDDLDDVIADTAALLNRDRAWPEAWQRQVRPVRDDLEKVRPMLESELPQGVRGRPEALALRSFASEALTRLDMLRGQLEDSTISPDDALDALRSIRDELTTLLDKLTPVVAEEMDDESEREMLEEALRRERRARRRETTIITTTHPSWVWYPVDGFSRGYREGMSKVESSRQSSSSGSSSGFSSSGGSFSGSGSSSRF from the coding sequence GTGATCGGGGGCAGCGTGGGGCTGTGGGCCACCTCGGGCCCCGAGCACCCGGTGTCGCAGGTCGTGCTCGACGACGAGGCAGGGATCATCCACGAGCCCACGCTGCTCGCCGGGCTCGAGGACGTGCGCTTCTTCGAGCCGACCGACGTGGCGGTCTTCACCGTCCGCACCGGACGCTCCGACGACCTCGCCCTCAACGACGCCGTGCTCGCGCACGCCCGCTCGGAGCGGCCGGAGTGGCTCAGCCCCGACCAGCAGAAGTGGGCCGACGACCTCTACATCTTCGGCGTCGACCCGGAGGCCCGGCTCGTCGGCACCTACTTCGGCGAGAACCGCAAGATCGGCCAGGACGCGCAGCTCGCGGTCCAGGACGCGACGAAGGACGACCTGCGGGCCGCCCAGTGGACCGAGGGCGCCATCACCGGTGTCGAGGCGGCCGCGGCGCGGATGAACGCGCCGTTCGCCCGCACCGCCGGCGGGGCGGTCGTCGGCGGTGCCGCCTCGCTGCTCACGCTGGGCGCGTCCGGCATCTACTACGGGGTCGGCCGCCGGCGGGCCCGTCGCAGCCAGGAGGCCCGGGCCGAGGGCGACCGCCGCCTGGCCGCGGTCGTCGCCGACTACGAGGTGACCGAGCTGCACGCGCGCCTCATCCCCGAGGAGTCGCGCTACGGCGGGCTCATGCTCCGCCGCTACGACGAGTACAAGCAGGGCTTCCGCGAGCTCACCGACCTCGGCAACGAGGTGCGGTCCCTCGGCGAGCGGGACTACGACCGCAAGGAGACGCTCGCGCGGCTCACGGCATACCGGGACCGGGCGCGGGAGCTGGACGACCTCGACGACGTCATCGCCGACACCGCGGCGCTGCTCAACCGGGACCGGGCCTGGCCCGAGGCCTGGCAGCGGCAGGTGCGCCCGGTGCGGGACGACCTGGAGAAGGTCCGGCCGATGCTCGAGTCGGAGCTCCCCCAGGGGGTGCGCGGCCGGCCGGAGGCGCTGGCGCTGCGCAGCTTCGCCTCGGAGGCCCTGACGCGACTCGACATGCTCCGTGGCCAGCTCGAGGACAGCACCATCTCCCCCGACGACGCGCTCGACGCGCTGCGCTCCATCCGTGACGAGCTGACCACGCTGCTCGACAAGCTCACCCCCGTCGTCGCCGAGGAGATGGACGACGAGTCCGAGCGCGAGATGCTCGAGGAGGCCCTGCGGCGCGAGCGGAGGGCCCGGCGCCGCGAGACCACCATCATCACCACCACCCACCCGAGCTGGGTCTGGTATCCCGTCGACGGATTCTCGCGCGGCTACCGCGAGGGCATGTCGAAGGTGGAGTCCTCGCGGCAGTCCTCGTCCAGCGGGTCGTCGTCCGGCTTCAGCAGCAGCGGCGGCAGCTTCAGCGGGTCGGGCAGCTCCTCGCGCTTCTGA
- a CDS encoding nuclease-related domain-containing DEAD/DEAH box helicase gives MGARTIPADPVFASDAEREVWRRLVGQLGEDDVVLANRRLTDDEQDHEADLVVLMPGAGIVVLEVKGGSVTVDEQGRWHQYGGGADREIDPVGQARRTKHALRKYVQDDPRWKDSSATRVRWAHAVVTPYSSVPDDFSLPECSRDMVHGKDDQKHLAKRLRALTGTQDVHHRVPTLDDVAEIVDILSGRNRMEREVTAEADDREARAQRLTQEQAMILSVTRLLDRVEVRGGAGSGKTVLAMTQAKQLTKGFGGKKAQRVALLCYSIGLGEWFKRSFDHEPRKSRPAFYGRFEELGRTWGAEITADRHDSDFWEKELPARMAQLAADLPEGKKFDAIIVDEAQDFAEDWWAPLLAALRDPEEGGLYVYSDENQKVFARFGRPPVALVPLVLDHNLRNTRQIAESFGPLAPMRMRALGGDGHEVRFVQASPEEALGVADDEVLRLLDEGWPTEHVALITTGARHPVQNELQASLDQEGYWRTFWDSDDVFYGHVLGCKGLERRAVVLCVNEDGTRDRSKERLYVGLSRATDRLVVVGDGEVIRRTGGEEIARRLGVSRA, from the coding sequence ATGGGTGCACGAACGATCCCGGCGGACCCGGTGTTCGCCAGCGACGCCGAGCGCGAGGTCTGGCGGCGGCTCGTCGGCCAGCTCGGCGAGGACGACGTGGTGCTCGCCAACCGACGGCTCACCGACGACGAGCAGGACCACGAGGCCGACCTGGTGGTCCTGATGCCCGGTGCCGGCATCGTCGTGCTCGAGGTCAAGGGCGGCAGCGTCACGGTGGACGAGCAGGGCCGGTGGCACCAGTACGGCGGGGGAGCGGACCGCGAGATCGACCCCGTGGGCCAGGCGAGGCGGACCAAGCACGCGCTACGGAAGTACGTCCAGGACGACCCGCGCTGGAAGGACTCCTCCGCGACCCGGGTGCGGTGGGCCCACGCGGTTGTGACCCCCTACTCGAGCGTCCCGGACGACTTCTCGCTGCCGGAGTGCAGCCGCGACATGGTGCACGGCAAGGACGACCAGAAGCACCTGGCGAAGCGGCTGCGGGCTCTGACCGGCACCCAGGACGTCCACCACCGGGTCCCGACGCTGGACGACGTCGCGGAGATCGTGGACATCCTGTCCGGGCGCAACCGCATGGAGCGCGAGGTGACGGCCGAGGCCGACGACCGCGAGGCGCGCGCCCAGCGCCTGACGCAGGAGCAGGCGATGATCCTCTCGGTCACCCGGCTGCTCGACCGCGTGGAGGTGCGGGGCGGTGCGGGCAGCGGCAAGACCGTGCTCGCGATGACCCAGGCCAAGCAGCTGACCAAGGGTTTCGGCGGGAAGAAGGCGCAGCGGGTCGCGCTGCTGTGCTACTCGATCGGCCTCGGCGAGTGGTTCAAGCGGTCCTTCGACCACGAGCCGCGCAAGTCCCGACCGGCGTTCTACGGGCGGTTCGAGGAGCTCGGGAGGACGTGGGGCGCCGAGATCACCGCAGACCGTCACGACTCCGACTTCTGGGAGAAGGAGCTGCCGGCCAGGATGGCGCAGCTCGCCGCCGACCTGCCCGAGGGCAAGAAGTTCGACGCGATCATCGTCGACGAGGCGCAGGACTTCGCCGAGGACTGGTGGGCCCCGTTGCTGGCCGCGCTCAGGGACCCGGAGGAGGGCGGCCTCTACGTCTACTCCGACGAGAACCAGAAGGTCTTCGCGCGCTTCGGTCGCCCGCCCGTCGCGCTCGTGCCGCTCGTGCTCGACCACAACCTGCGCAACACCAGGCAGATCGCCGAGAGCTTCGGGCCGCTGGCCCCGATGCGCATGCGGGCGCTCGGCGGCGACGGGCACGAGGTGAGGTTCGTGCAGGCCTCGCCCGAGGAGGCCCTCGGCGTCGCGGACGACGAGGTGCTGCGCCTGCTGGACGAGGGGTGGCCCACCGAGCACGTCGCGCTGATCACGACCGGCGCTCGCCACCCCGTGCAGAACGAGCTGCAGGCATCCCTCGACCAGGAGGGTTACTGGCGCACCTTCTGGGACAGCGACGACGTCTTCTACGGCCACGTGCTCGGCTGCAAGGGTCTCGAGCGGCGCGCGGTCGTGCTGTGCGTCAACGAGGACGGCACCCGGGACCGGTCCAAGGAACGGCTCTACGTCGGCCTCTCCCGGGCGACGGACAGGCTCGTCGTGGTGGGTGACGGTGAGGTGATCCGCCGCACCGGCGGGGAGGAGATCGCCCGCCGGCTGGGGGTGTCCCGCGCCTGA
- a CDS encoding Ltp family lipoprotein gives MTHAGQEPWAPTDGATAPAGEKKKRRRGPVLVAIAALLAVVAINAATSDDEDPTGPAQAAAATTETKDAAADEAADKAAAETAAAEKAAADEAAKTADKAAAEEDAAAEKEAEEKAAADKAAADKAAADKAAAEEAAKKEAAEKAAAEPEMTRSQANALGSAQDYLRFTAFSRSGLIDQLEFEGYSTADATFAVDQLDVDYREQARRSAENYLDFTAFSRSGLIDQLEFEGYSTEEATWGVDQLDVDYREQAAKAAANYLDFTSFSRSGLIDQLVFEGYTQEQAVYGVDQAGL, from the coding sequence ATGACGCATGCAGGCCAGGAGCCGTGGGCTCCGACCGACGGGGCGACCGCCCCGGCAGGGGAGAAGAAGAAGCGCCGGCGGGGGCCGGTGCTGGTGGCGATCGCCGCGCTGCTGGCGGTCGTCGCCATCAACGCCGCGACGTCCGACGACGAGGACCCGACGGGTCCCGCGCAGGCGGCAGCGGCGACGACAGAGACGAAGGACGCCGCTGCGGACGAGGCGGCCGACAAGGCCGCTGCGGAGACGGCTGCCGCGGAGAAGGCGGCCGCCGACGAGGCGGCGAAGACGGCCGACAAGGCAGCTGCGGAGGAGGACGCCGCCGCCGAGAAGGAGGCCGAGGAGAAGGCTGCTGCTGACAAGGCCGCTGCCGACAAGGCTGCCGCCGACAAGGCTGCGGCAGAGGAGGCGGCCAAGAAGGAGGCGGCAGAGAAGGCCGCCGCCGAGCCGGAGATGACCCGGTCGCAGGCCAACGCCCTCGGCTCGGCCCAGGACTACCTGCGCTTCACCGCCTTCTCCCGCTCGGGCCTGATCGACCAGCTCGAGTTCGAGGGCTACTCCACGGCCGACGCCACCTTCGCCGTCGACCAGCTCGACGTCGACTACCGGGAGCAGGCCCGGCGCTCGGCCGAGAACTACCTGGACTTCACGGCGTTCTCCCGGTCCGGGCTGATCGACCAGCTCGAGTTCGAGGGCTACTCGACCGAGGAGGCGACCTGGGGCGTGGACCAGCTCGACGTCGACTACCGCGAGCAGGCGGCCAAGGCCGCCGCGAACTACCTCGACTTCACCTCCTTCTCCCGGTCGGGCCTCATCGACCAGCTGGTGTTCGAGGGCTACACGCAGGAGCAGGCGGTCTACGGGGTGGACCAGGCAGGACTCTGA
- a CDS encoding B3/4 domain-containing protein — protein MPGRDVRQDAAVTTSPAADLLAAASVDEAVLALRPDYRALLVVVEGLHPAAGDAVSEELLVRAEEHARELLAADPVEELPHIAAWREAYRSFGAKPQRTRNSLEALTRRAPQGLPRVNRLTDVYNAVSVLHQMPLGGEDLDRYTGPPRLVRAVGDEPFDTSAGGEPVVEHPEAGEVVWRDDAGVTCRRWNWRQGRRTQLTGATTTAIFILDALDPMADDALHAAADDLVGHLGTAGPPLTSARRLLAV, from the coding sequence ATGCCTGGCCGTGACGTGCGGCAAGATGCGGCCGTGACCACCAGCCCTGCCGCCGACCTGCTCGCCGCCGCCTCCGTCGACGAGGCCGTCCTCGCGCTGCGCCCCGACTACCGGGCGCTGCTCGTCGTGGTCGAAGGACTGCACCCGGCCGCGGGCGACGCCGTCAGCGAGGAGCTGCTCGTGCGGGCCGAGGAGCACGCGCGCGAGCTGCTGGCAGCCGACCCGGTCGAGGAGCTCCCGCACATCGCGGCCTGGCGTGAGGCCTACCGGTCCTTCGGCGCCAAGCCGCAGCGCACCCGCAACAGCCTCGAGGCGCTGACGCGACGGGCTCCCCAGGGGCTGCCCCGGGTCAACCGGCTCACCGACGTCTACAACGCCGTCTCGGTGCTGCACCAGATGCCGCTCGGCGGGGAGGACCTCGACCGCTACACCGGCCCGCCGCGGCTGGTCCGGGCGGTCGGCGACGAGCCGTTCGACACCAGCGCGGGCGGCGAGCCGGTCGTCGAGCACCCCGAGGCCGGCGAGGTGGTCTGGCGCGACGACGCGGGCGTCACGTGCCGCCGGTGGAACTGGCGCCAGGGCCGACGCACCCAGCTCACCGGCGCCACGACGACGGCGATCTTCATCCTCGACGCCCTGGACCCGATGGCGGACGACGCGCTGCACGCCGCCGCCGACGACCTCGTCGGTCACCTCGGCACCGCGGGCCCGCCGTTGACCAGCGCCCGCCGCCTGCTCGCGGTCTGA
- a CDS encoding MFS transporter, whose amino-acid sequence MAGAATQRVPGRALAGYAAGSVGTGGFGTLPGLVLAYYLTDTLAVPALLATLVVIVPKVWDVVIDPVVGAVSDREARTHGRRSLLMLVGAVTLPLGFVGMFAVPGGLSPALAALWVTVCFVLATTSFSLFQVPYIALPADLTASYSERTRLMGWRIAVLALAILLVGAGGPALRDAGGGGAAGYLLMGVIVAVVLAAGMLATVLGIRGHRAVPEADEEQDLRRSALQGYRAGLAALREVRPYRILLVVFVLQAVATGVMLAAAQYVATYTLGSESALTFLFVALVAPALLVMPLWTRHAARVGKPRALALASVLFAVAALSLLVLVRAPGAWLYLPVCVAGIAYAGMQLFPLAMLPDVITAAGRARGGTMSGLWTAAETAGLAAGPGVVLLLLGATGFASSTGDAVVEQPAAALAAIVVAFSLLPAALVAASLLVLRRYQEPDPSPTAAAPLEDPL is encoded by the coding sequence ATGGCAGGGGCCGCGACGCAGCGCGTCCCGGGCCGGGCGCTCGCGGGCTACGCCGCGGGCAGCGTCGGCACGGGCGGTTTCGGCACGCTGCCCGGGCTGGTCCTGGCCTACTACCTGACCGACACGCTCGCCGTCCCGGCCTTGCTGGCCACGCTCGTGGTGATCGTGCCCAAGGTCTGGGACGTCGTCATCGACCCGGTCGTCGGCGCGGTCAGCGACCGCGAGGCCCGCACCCACGGTCGGCGCTCGCTGCTCATGCTCGTGGGGGCCGTGACCCTGCCGCTCGGCTTCGTGGGCATGTTCGCCGTGCCCGGTGGACTCTCCCCGGCGCTCGCCGCCCTCTGGGTCACGGTCTGCTTCGTGCTGGCGACCACGTCCTTCAGCCTCTTCCAGGTGCCCTACATCGCGCTGCCGGCCGACCTCACCGCCAGCTACTCCGAGCGCACCCGCCTCATGGGCTGGCGCATCGCCGTGCTGGCCCTCGCGATCCTGCTCGTCGGGGCCGGCGGCCCGGCGCTGCGCGACGCGGGCGGCGGGGGAGCGGCCGGCTACCTGCTCATGGGGGTGATCGTCGCGGTCGTCCTCGCCGCCGGCATGCTCGCCACCGTCCTGGGCATCCGCGGCCATCGTGCCGTCCCGGAGGCCGACGAGGAGCAGGACCTGCGACGCAGCGCCCTGCAGGGCTACCGAGCCGGCCTCGCCGCGCTCCGCGAGGTCCGTCCCTACCGCATCCTCCTCGTGGTCTTCGTGCTCCAAGCCGTCGCCACCGGCGTCATGCTCGCCGCCGCCCAGTACGTCGCCACCTACACCCTCGGCAGCGAGTCGGCCCTCACCTTCCTCTTCGTCGCGCTCGTCGCGCCCGCGCTGCTCGTCATGCCGCTGTGGACCCGCCACGCCGCCCGCGTCGGCAAGCCCCGCGCCCTCGCGCTCGCCTCGGTCCTCTTCGCCGTGGCCGCGCTCAGCCTGCTCGTCCTGGTCCGGGCCCCGGGTGCCTGGCTCTACCTGCCGGTGTGCGTCGCCGGCATCGCCTACGCCGGGATGCAGCTCTTCCCGCTCGCGATGCTGCCCGACGTCATCACCGCGGCCGGTCGCGCCCGCGGCGGCACGATGAGCGGGCTGTGGACCGCGGCCGAGACCGCAGGCCTCGCGGCCGGACCCGGCGTCGTCCTGCTCCTGCTCGGCGCCACCGGCTTCGCGTCCTCGACGGGGGACGCGGTCGTCGAGCAGCCCGCCGCCGCCCTCGCCGCGATCGTCGTCGCCTTCTCGCTCCTGCCCGCCGCCCTGGTCGCCGCCAGCCTGCTCGTGCTGCGCCGCTACCAGGAGCCCGACCCCTCGCCCACCGCCGCCGCACCCCTGGAGGACCCCCTATGA
- a CDS encoding pyridoxal phosphate-dependent decarboxylase family protein → MTPEPPLQVDAESVLGRLSAYRGSDAPTHGGRVLSYVYDSGLAGLDELAARAAREVQSVNGLDPTTFPSVALLEGDLVSFGRAILHGPDAVGSVTSGGTESCLLAVKAARDSWRARGGHGRPRILLARTAHAAFVKAAAYLDLDVDVVPVDPAAGTFAAGDLTRRLDEATALVVVSAPAYPHGVVDPVAEVAATALDAGVPCHVDACIGGLVLPFWEEAGGGPVPAWDFRVPGVTSISADLHKYGYAPKGSSLLLFADRDLDRARYFALTDWPGYPVVNPTALGSRSAGALAAAWAVTSALGAQGYVALTRRVVAATAAVRACVGGIPGLAVLGDPTGPLLAVVTDPGAPEEDRVDPHAWAGAVAQRGFVLQGQPGLVQADGSRIPRSTHLTVTPVTAQVLDDLCTALVAGADEVRGRAPGLESVPEALPDPALLARAARDTGELDLAAVLGLIEALPREASARMLVDFLATFTEPRPG, encoded by the coding sequence ATGACACCAGAGCCTCCGCTGCAGGTCGACGCCGAGAGCGTGCTGGGGAGGCTGTCGGCCTACCGCGGCTCCGACGCACCGACCCACGGCGGCCGGGTGCTCTCCTACGTCTACGACAGCGGCCTCGCGGGGCTGGACGAGCTGGCCGCCCGCGCCGCCCGGGAGGTGCAGTCCGTCAACGGCCTCGACCCCACGACCTTCCCCTCGGTCGCGCTCCTCGAGGGCGACCTCGTCAGCTTCGGCCGGGCGATCCTGCACGGCCCGGACGCCGTCGGCTCGGTCACCTCGGGCGGCACCGAGAGCTGCCTCCTCGCCGTCAAGGCCGCCCGCGACAGCTGGCGCGCCCGGGGCGGCCACGGGCGACCCCGGATCCTGCTGGCGCGCACCGCGCACGCCGCCTTCGTCAAGGCCGCGGCCTACCTCGACCTCGACGTCGACGTCGTCCCGGTCGACCCCGCCGCCGGCACGTTCGCCGCCGGGGACCTGACCCGACGCCTCGACGAGGCGACGGCACTCGTGGTGGTGAGTGCACCGGCATACCCGCACGGGGTGGTGGACCCGGTCGCCGAGGTGGCCGCGACCGCCCTCGACGCGGGCGTGCCGTGCCACGTCGACGCGTGCATCGGCGGCCTGGTGCTGCCGTTCTGGGAGGAGGCCGGGGGAGGGCCGGTGCCGGCGTGGGACTTCCGCGTGCCCGGCGTGACGAGCATCTCGGCCGACCTGCACAAGTACGGCTACGCCCCCAAGGGCAGCTCGCTGCTCCTCTTCGCCGACCGTGATCTCGACCGCGCACGCTACTTCGCGCTCACCGACTGGCCCGGCTACCCGGTGGTCAACCCGACCGCGCTCGGCTCGCGCTCGGCCGGGGCGCTCGCCGCCGCCTGGGCCGTCACCTCCGCCCTCGGCGCGCAGGGGTATGTCGCACTCACCCGTCGTGTGGTTGCCGCCACCGCGGCGGTCCGCGCCTGCGTCGGCGGCATCCCCGGCCTGGCGGTGCTGGGCGACCCGACGGGTCCGCTGCTGGCCGTCGTCACCGATCCGGGCGCGCCCGAGGAGGACCGCGTCGACCCGCACGCCTGGGCGGGCGCGGTGGCGCAGCGGGGCTTCGTCCTGCAGGGGCAGCCGGGACTGGTGCAGGCCGACGGGAGCCGCATACCCCGCTCGACCCACCTGACCGTGACGCCCGTCACCGCGCAGGTGCTCGACGACCTGTGCACCGCCCTGGTCGCCGGCGCCGACGAGGTGCGGGGGCGGGCACCGGGGTTGGAGAGCGTGCCCGAGGCCCTGCCGGACCCGGCCCTCCTCGCCCGCGCCGCCCGCGACACCGGCGAGCTCGACCTGGCGGCGGTGCTCGGCCTGATCGAGGCGCTGCCGCGCGAGGCCAGCGCCCGGATGCTCGTGGACTTCCTGGCGACCTTCACCGAGCCGCGACCCGGCTGA